The Agrobacterium vitis genomic sequence TGCAATTGATCGGCGACGGTCCCCGCCATCCGCATGAGGCGGCTGTTTCCGCTCTCTACTACGAGAGTCTGATGAAAATCCTCGTCGGCCACAGCCCATCGTGGAAGGTCGTTGTCGGCCAATGCCTCAATCATCCGCTTTGTGGCGGCCTTCAGAAGCTGGATGACGGGCGCGCGTTCCTCCATCGGCAGCCGGGCGAGCCGTGCCGCCGCGGCACCCTCGAGCGCGGTGATGACTTCGTAGATTTCTTCGATGTCCGCGGGAGACAGGGCGCAGATGATGATGCCCTTCTTGGGAAGTATCCGGACCAGTCCGTCTTCCTGCAGTCGCGCCATGGCTTCGTGCACCGGGGTTCGGCTCATGCCGAGCTGACGCGCAATTTCAATTTCTGCGGCTTGGTACCCGGGGGGAAACGCATTGGAGCGTATCGCCTCCTTGATGGCGAGATAGGCGGCAGAAACCCGACCCGAACCGTTGATGTCGGAGTTTGCTGAATTC encodes the following:
- a CDS encoding GntR family transcriptional regulator, giving the protein MIRTIDIPGAAPRDPATEQNSANSDINGSGRVSAAYLAIKEAIRSNAFPPGYQAAEIEIARQLGMSRTPVHEAMARLQEDGLVRILPKKGIIICALSPADIEEIYEVITALEGAAAARLARLPMEERAPVIQLLKAATKRMIEALADNDLPRWAVADEDFHQTLVVESGNSRLMRMAGTVADQLHRARMFTLNLRPLPLHSAGEHAEIIEAIEQGDGDAASRAARLHRKHAHDALIPLIARYNLRNL